From the genome of Halomonas sp. 1513, one region includes:
- the glyA gene encoding serine hydroxymethyltransferase (catalyzes the reaction of glycine with 5,10-methylenetetrahydrofolate to form L-serine and tetrahydrofolate): MFSRDMTIAGFDDALLDAMQKEVARQEAHIELIASENYASPRVMEAQGSQLTNKYAEGYPGKRYYGGCEYVDIVEQLAIDYAKQLFGASYANVQPHSGSQANGAVFQALVKPGDTILGMSLDAGGHLTHGAKPNFSGKHYNAVQYGLGEDGLIDYAEVAKLAREHQPKMIIAGFSAYSQIIDWAKFREIADEVGAYLLVDMAHVAGLVAAGVYPTPLPHAHVVTTTTHKTLRGPRGGLILSSEGNAEIEKKLQSAVFPGGQGGPLEHVIAAKAICFKEAMEPGFKTYQQQVVKNAQAMAGVFIERGFDVVSGGTEDHLFLLSLVKQGLTGKDADAALGRAHITVNKNAVPGDPQSPFVTSGLRIGTPAVTTRGFGEAECSDLAGWICDILDVMAKGESTDGIEAEVKAKVEAVCARLPVYRD, translated from the coding sequence ATGTTCAGCCGTGATATGACCATTGCCGGTTTCGATGACGCCCTGCTCGATGCGATGCAAAAAGAAGTCGCACGTCAGGAAGCGCACATCGAGCTGATCGCCTCCGAGAACTACGCCAGCCCCCGGGTGATGGAAGCTCAGGGCAGCCAGCTGACCAACAAGTATGCGGAAGGCTATCCCGGCAAGCGCTACTATGGCGGCTGTGAGTACGTCGACATCGTCGAGCAGCTGGCGATTGACTATGCCAAGCAGCTGTTCGGGGCCAGCTACGCCAATGTCCAGCCGCACTCCGGTTCCCAGGCCAACGGCGCGGTCTTCCAAGCGCTGGTCAAGCCCGGCGACACCATCCTCGGCATGAGCCTCGACGCCGGCGGCCACCTGACCCACGGCGCCAAGCCCAACTTCTCCGGCAAGCACTATAACGCCGTGCAGTACGGCCTCGGTGAAGACGGCCTGATCGACTATGCCGAGGTGGCCAAGCTTGCCCGCGAACACCAGCCGAAGATGATCATCGCCGGCTTCTCCGCCTACTCGCAGATCATCGACTGGGCCAAGTTCCGCGAGATCGCCGACGAGGTGGGCGCCTATCTGCTGGTCGACATGGCCCACGTCGCCGGCCTGGTCGCCGCCGGCGTCTACCCCACGCCGCTGCCCCATGCCCACGTGGTCACCACCACCACCCACAAGACCCTGCGCGGCCCGCGCGGCGGCCTGATCCTCTCCAGCGAGGGCAACGCCGAGATCGAGAAGAAGCTGCAGTCAGCGGTCTTCCCGGGTGGCCAGGGCGGCCCGCTGGAGCACGTCATCGCCGCCAAGGCGATCTGCTTCAAGGAGGCCATGGAGCCGGGCTTCAAGACCTACCAGCAGCAGGTGGTCAAGAACGCCCAGGCGATGGCCGGCGTATTCATCGAGCGCGGCTTCGACGTGGTCTCCGGCGGTACCGAGGATCACCTCTTCCTGCTGTCGCTGGTCAAGCAGGGCCTGACCGGCAAGGACGCCGACGCCGCCCTGGGCCGTGCGCATATCACCGTCAACAAGAACGCCGTGCCCGGCGACCCGCAGAGCCCGTTCGTGACCTCGGGCCTGCGCATCGGCACCCCGGCGGTGACCACCCGCGGCTTTGGCGAGGCCGAGTGCAGCGACCTGGCCGGCTGGATCTGCGACATCCTCGACGTGATGGCAAAGGGCGAGAGCACCGATGGCATCGAGGCCGAGGTCAAGGCCAAGGTAGAAGCCGTCTGCGCGCGCCTGCCGGTGTATCGCGACTGA
- a CDS encoding ABC transporter permease encodes MSALRWSLRGMRRDLRAADVRALFVALALAVAASTMIGFFLDRLERGLERQAGQLLGGDLALEQGRPFDDALRQLLEENDLTVSEQIGMVSMVSVDDAFQPASLKVVDDRYPLYGEVHLDAGEGVEQVAHGPSPGEAWLAPRLAQLLDVAPGDSVRVGDVELQVSGLVEREPDQSGGFANFNPRLMMHQADAEASGLVQPGSRIEFSLLARGSPAAIDAVTPQLRELTAEGVEIRDVRRDRPQLGNALARAEQYLSLAGLAAVLLAGVAVAMATRRYVERHLDTAALLRCFGATQRQLTRLFALQLLWLALAASAVGALLGLAGQAGLLWLLTAFLPIELPPPGPLPLLLGVLTALAVLAGFAGPTLLRLKRVSALKVLRRELDPLPASAWLVVAVASLVFGGLLWLYSGDPQLAFGLLAGGLVMLVVLWGLGALLLGGVLRLATRLPQGGVKRQALRLGAQQLARRRSASLGQLLAFSVTFAAMAMIALVRGDLLSTWQDQLPEDTPNYFAINIQPGERDAFIDTLDDAVDERTTLYPMVRGRISAINDQTPRDAVPADARGDGSLRRELNLTWRETLPDGNRLVAGEWFDAGPGVGEGRVPISVEDGLAERLGLALGDTMTFSIGGDEIVGELTSLRNLDWDSFRPNFFVIFPPEVLERYGHSYITAFHLDRERDDISRALVREFPGVSLLNVEAILGQVRELLTQVTRAVEFVLGFVLLAGISVLYAALTASRPTRAHESGLLRVFGAGDRLISRVQGAEFAILGFASGLMGALLAELAAAGVYLAWFDLAPRIHWGLWLTLPLGGALLIGVIGHTLSRNVRRQTPMQSLGLLGEA; translated from the coding sequence ATGAGCGCGTTGCGCTGGTCGCTGCGCGGCATGCGGCGTGACCTGCGTGCCGCCGACGTGCGCGCACTGTTCGTGGCGCTGGCGCTGGCGGTGGCGGCGTCGACCATGATTGGTTTCTTCCTCGACCGCCTCGAGCGTGGCCTGGAGCGTCAGGCCGGTCAACTGCTGGGTGGCGACCTGGCACTGGAGCAGGGGCGGCCCTTCGATGACGCCCTGCGCCAGCTGCTGGAAGAGAACGACCTGACGGTCAGCGAGCAGATCGGCATGGTCTCCATGGTCAGCGTCGACGATGCCTTCCAGCCCGCCAGCCTCAAGGTGGTCGATGATCGCTACCCGCTGTATGGCGAGGTGCATCTCGACGCCGGCGAGGGTGTCGAGCAGGTGGCGCATGGGCCGTCTCCCGGTGAAGCCTGGCTGGCGCCACGGCTGGCACAGCTGCTGGACGTGGCGCCGGGCGACAGCGTGCGCGTTGGCGACGTCGAGCTGCAGGTGAGCGGACTGGTCGAGCGCGAGCCCGACCAGTCCGGGGGCTTTGCCAACTTCAACCCACGCCTGATGATGCATCAGGCGGACGCCGAGGCCAGCGGCCTGGTGCAGCCCGGCTCGCGGATCGAGTTCTCGCTGCTCGCGCGCGGCTCACCGGCGGCGATCGACGCGGTGACGCCGCAGCTGCGCGAATTGACCGCCGAGGGCGTGGAGATTCGCGATGTGCGTCGCGACCGCCCCCAGCTCGGCAATGCGCTGGCCCGCGCCGAGCAGTACCTGAGCCTGGCCGGGCTGGCCGCGGTGCTGTTGGCCGGGGTGGCAGTGGCCATGGCCACGCGCCGCTACGTCGAACGCCACCTGGATACCGCCGCGCTGCTGCGCTGCTTCGGCGCCACCCAGCGCCAGCTGACGCGGCTATTCGCCCTGCAGCTGCTGTGGCTGGCGCTGGCGGCATCGGCGGTCGGTGCCTTGCTGGGGCTGGCCGGCCAGGCCGGGCTGCTGTGGTTGCTGACGGCTTTTCTGCCCATCGAGCTGCCGCCGCCGGGGCCGCTGCCGCTGCTGCTAGGCGTGTTGACCGCGCTGGCGGTGCTGGCCGGTTTCGCCGGCCCCACGCTGCTGCGCCTCAAGCGCGTCAGCGCGCTCAAGGTGCTGCGCCGCGAGCTCGACCCGCTTCCGGCCTCGGCGTGGCTGGTGGTGGCGGTGGCCAGCCTGGTGTTCGGTGGCCTGCTGTGGCTCTACTCCGGTGATCCGCAGCTCGCCTTCGGCCTGCTGGCCGGTGGCCTGGTGATGCTGGTGGTGCTGTGGGGGCTGGGAGCGCTGCTGCTGGGTGGCGTGCTGCGGCTGGCCACGCGCCTGCCCCAGGGGGGCGTCAAACGCCAGGCGCTGCGCCTCGGTGCCCAGCAGCTGGCGCGGCGGCGCAGCGCCAGCCTCGGCCAGCTGCTGGCCTTCTCGGTGACCTTCGCCGCCATGGCGATGATCGCCCTGGTGCGCGGCGATCTGCTGAGCACCTGGCAGGATCAACTGCCCGAGGACACCCCCAACTACTTCGCCATCAATATCCAGCCCGGCGAGCGTGACGCCTTCATCGACACCCTCGACGATGCCGTCGATGAGCGCACTACCCTCTACCCGATGGTGCGCGGGCGGATTTCGGCGATCAACGACCAGACGCCGCGCGACGCGGTGCCCGCCGACGCCCGCGGCGACGGCTCGCTGCGTCGCGAGCTCAACCTCACCTGGCGCGAGACGCTGCCCGACGGCAACCGGCTGGTCGCCGGCGAATGGTTCGACGCCGGCCCCGGTGTGGGCGAAGGGCGGGTGCCGATCTCGGTGGAGGACGGCCTCGCCGAGCGGCTCGGCCTCGCGCTTGGCGACACCATGACCTTCAGCATCGGTGGCGACGAGATCGTCGGCGAGCTCACCAGCCTGCGTAATCTCGACTGGGACAGCTTCCGGCCCAACTTCTTCGTGATCTTCCCGCCCGAGGTGCTGGAGCGCTACGGCCATAGCTACATCACCGCCTTCCATCTCGACCGCGAGCGCGACGACATCAGCCGCGCCCTGGTGCGCGAGTTCCCCGGGGTGTCGTTGCTCAACGTCGAGGCGATCCTCGGTCAGGTGCGTGAGCTGCTGACCCAGGTGACCCGCGCGGTGGAGTTCGTGCTCGGCTTCGTGCTGCTGGCCGGTATCAGCGTGCTATATGCCGCCCTCACCGCCAGTCGCCCGACGCGGGCACACGAAAGCGGTCTGCTGCGGGTGTTCGGCGCCGGCGACCGCCTGATCTCGCGGGTCCAGGGGGCCGAGTTCGCCATCCTAGGCTTTGCCAGCGGCCTGATGGGGGCGCTGCTCGCCGAGCTCGCCGCAGCCGGGGTCTATCTCGCCTGGTTCGACCTGGCGCCGAGGATCCACTGGGGCCTGTGGCTGACCCTGCCGCTGGGCGGTGCGCTGCTGATCGGCGTGATCGGCCACACGCTGTCGCGCAACGTGCGTCGCCAGACGCCGATGCAGAGTCTGGGGCTGCTCGGAGAAGCATGA
- a CDS encoding ABC transporter ATP-binding protein, with protein MSDSLKTDATAILHARGLGKQVTSGDKPLTILSDLDLDVFPGESLAILGASGAGKSTLLGLLAGLDQPTRGELSMFGEPLARLDEDGRAQLRAGRVGFVFQNFQLLPTLTALENVLLPLELAPLTDSEQRGRDWLTRVGLGERLGHLPKQLSGGEQQRVAIARAFVADPQLVFADEPTGNLDPGTGKRIIDLLFALNREAGTTLVLVTHDHALARRCDRCLRLDDGRLEPLVLDEVEA; from the coding sequence ATGTCAGACTCCTTGAAGACGGATGCTACTGCGATTCTACACGCCCGAGGCTTGGGCAAGCAGGTCACCAGCGGCGACAAGCCGCTGACCATTCTGAGCGATCTCGACCTGGATGTGTTCCCCGGAGAAAGCCTGGCGATTCTCGGTGCCAGCGGTGCCGGCAAGTCGACCCTGCTGGGGCTGCTGGCTGGCCTCGATCAGCCAACTCGCGGCGAGCTGAGCATGTTTGGTGAGCCGCTGGCGCGTCTCGACGAGGACGGTCGTGCGCAGCTGCGCGCCGGACGCGTGGGGTTCGTGTTCCAGAACTTTCAGCTGCTGCCGACCCTGACCGCGCTGGAAAACGTGCTGCTGCCGCTGGAGCTGGCGCCGCTGACTGACAGCGAGCAGCGCGGCCGCGACTGGCTGACCCGGGTCGGTCTGGGCGAGCGTCTCGGCCACCTGCCCAAGCAGCTGTCCGGCGGTGAGCAGCAGCGCGTGGCCATCGCTCGGGCCTTCGTTGCCGACCCGCAGCTGGTATTCGCCGACGAGCCCACCGGCAACCTCGACCCGGGCACCGGCAAGCGCATCATCGATCTGCTGTTCGCGCTCAACCGCGAGGCCGGCACTACCCTGGTGCTGGTCACCCACGACCACGCCCTGGCACGCCGCTGCGACCGCTGCCTGCGCCTCGACGACGGGCGGCTCGAGCCGCTGGTGCTGGACGAGGTCGAGGCATGA
- a CDS encoding adenylate/guanylate cyclase domain-containing protein, whose protein sequence is MDRRWQRLGGVALVALVVAAALEVLPVALLERVEWQAYDQRVRLDPIGTRDANLKIIDIDERSLQALGQWPWPRALLAELVEALFDEHDAALLGIDVVFAEPEASLWEASWEQLREQYPALEAAPPPEDGDQQLAAAIQGYPVVLGHYFQADMPATALASTGMLPGPARLTNGHHLTLPEPSRYTGNVAVLQEAALSGGFFDNPRVDEDGVYRRMPMLQRWQGEVYPALPLAMLLSLLGDPDVVPVVAEGAGQAQLEALDVGGFEIPVDGQGAALVPWYGRRGHFDYVSAVDVLEGEVEPGELAGASLILGASAPGLMDLRATPMGPVFPGPEIHLNLLAGMLHQSFRAEPPWVAGAELVTLVGMGALMVVLYPLLGAPWLMALSLGLVALTLAGNWWAWQQGLVLPIASLLVLMVLQLVWHLSGNLLRSHRHKQWVAARFGQYVPPALVDDMVHSDEDFGLAGEVRELTVLFSDMRDFTAFSESLPPRELTAVMNRLLTPLTAAIHRHGGTIDKYMGDAVMAFWGAPLHDPDHADNALHGAWAMREALEEVNRELRAEGKPPLSMGIGLNSGEMSVGNMGSRFRMAYTVMGDNVNLGSRLEGLTKEYGVDLIVSESVVARAPKWAFRRLDRVRVKGREQPLCIYEPLGPVASPEDEQLSYHARRHRRR, encoded by the coding sequence ATGGATCGCCGTTGGCAGCGCCTGGGCGGTGTAGCGCTCGTCGCGCTGGTGGTGGCCGCGGCGCTGGAGGTGTTGCCGGTAGCGTTGCTCGAACGCGTCGAGTGGCAGGCCTACGACCAGCGGGTGCGCCTCGATCCGATCGGCACCCGCGACGCCAACCTGAAGATCATCGATATCGACGAGCGCAGCCTCCAGGCGCTGGGCCAGTGGCCGTGGCCCAGAGCTCTACTGGCGGAACTGGTCGAGGCGCTGTTCGACGAGCATGACGCGGCGCTGCTGGGCATCGACGTGGTCTTCGCCGAGCCTGAAGCCTCGCTGTGGGAGGCCTCCTGGGAGCAACTACGCGAGCAGTACCCGGCGCTTGAGGCCGCACCACCACCCGAGGATGGTGATCAGCAATTAGCCGCGGCCATCCAAGGCTACCCGGTGGTGCTCGGCCACTATTTCCAGGCGGATATGCCGGCCACTGCGCTGGCGTCAACCGGGATGTTGCCCGGGCCGGCGAGGCTCACCAACGGCCATCACCTAACGCTTCCAGAGCCGAGCCGCTACACCGGCAACGTGGCGGTCTTGCAGGAGGCGGCCCTGAGCGGTGGTTTCTTCGATAATCCGCGCGTCGACGAGGATGGCGTCTATCGCCGCATGCCGATGCTGCAGCGCTGGCAGGGTGAGGTGTATCCGGCGCTGCCGCTGGCGATGCTGCTGAGCCTGCTGGGCGATCCAGACGTGGTGCCGGTCGTCGCCGAGGGCGCTGGTCAGGCACAGCTCGAAGCCCTCGACGTGGGCGGTTTCGAGATTCCTGTGGATGGTCAGGGTGCGGCGCTCGTGCCCTGGTACGGTCGGCGCGGCCACTTCGACTACGTGTCTGCCGTCGACGTGCTCGAGGGTGAAGTCGAACCTGGCGAGCTGGCCGGGGCGAGCCTGATCCTCGGCGCGTCGGCGCCAGGACTGATGGACCTGCGTGCCACGCCGATGGGCCCAGTATTTCCAGGCCCGGAGATTCACCTCAACCTGCTCGCTGGCATGCTGCATCAGTCGTTTCGGGCCGAGCCGCCCTGGGTGGCGGGTGCCGAGCTGGTTACGCTGGTGGGTATGGGAGCGCTGATGGTGGTGCTCTATCCGCTGCTCGGTGCGCCCTGGCTGATGGCGCTTAGCCTGGGTCTGGTCGCCCTGACGCTGGCCGGCAACTGGTGGGCATGGCAGCAGGGGCTGGTCCTGCCGATAGCCTCGCTGCTGGTGTTGATGGTCCTGCAACTCGTCTGGCACCTGAGCGGCAACCTGCTGCGCAGTCATCGGCACAAGCAGTGGGTGGCGGCGCGCTTTGGTCAGTATGTACCGCCAGCGCTGGTCGACGACATGGTGCACAGCGACGAGGACTTTGGACTCGCAGGCGAGGTGCGCGAGCTGACCGTGCTGTTCTCGGACATGCGTGACTTCACGGCGTTTTCCGAGTCGCTGCCGCCGCGCGAACTGACCGCGGTGATGAACCGCCTGCTGACGCCGCTGACCGCCGCCATTCATCGTCACGGTGGCACCATCGACAAGTACATGGGCGATGCGGTGATGGCCTTCTGGGGCGCGCCGCTGCATGATCCTGACCACGCCGACAACGCCCTGCACGGGGCCTGGGCGATGCGCGAGGCGCTGGAGGAGGTCAACCGCGAGCTGCGCGCCGAGGGCAAGCCGCCGCTGTCGATGGGTATCGGCCTCAACAGCGGCGAAATGAGCGTCGGCAACATGGGCTCGCGCTTTCGCATGGCGTATACGGTGATGGGCGACAACGTCAATCTTGGCTCGCGCCTCGAAGGGCTGACCAAGGAGTACGGCGTCGATCTGATCGTCAGCGAGTCGGTGGTGGCCAGGGCGCCCAAATGGGCGTTTCGGCGGCTGGACCGGGTCCGGGTCAAGGGCCGCGAGCAGCCGCTATGCATCTACGAGCCGCTGGGCCCTGTCGCCTCCCCAGAGGACGAACAACTCAGTTATCACGCTCGAAGACACCGCCGCCGCTGA